Proteins co-encoded in one Thamnophis elegans isolate rThaEle1 chromosome 1, rThaEle1.pri, whole genome shotgun sequence genomic window:
- the TTC8 gene encoding tetratricopeptide repeat protein 8, giving the protein MGMEMDPLLHALSYFRRRKFQLCSDLCSQVLEKEPGDQAAWCLKMRALTEMVYVDEIEVDQEGIAEMMLDENAIAQVARPGTSLKMPGTGNGAGPSKAIRPVTQTGRPLTGFVRPSTQAGRPGSIEQALKTPRTAHTARPMTSASGRYVRLGTASMLTNPDGPFINISKLNLNNYAQKPKLAKALFEYIFHHESDVKNALDLAAYATQYAQFKDWWWKVQIGKCYYRLGLYREAETQFKSALRQQYMVDTVLYLAKVYSRLDQPLTALNVFKQGLERFPGELFLLCGMARIHEEMNNISTAAEYYKDVLKQDNTHVEAIACIASNHFYSDQPEIALRFYRRLLQMGIYNSQLFNNLGLCCFYAQQYDMILSSFERALSLAENEEEAADVWYNLGHVAVGIGDRNLAHQCFKLTLANNNDHAEAYNNLAVLEMQKGHIEQARVFLQTASSIAPHMYEPHFNFAVLSEKVGDIQRSYIEAQKSKEIFPEHVDSQQLINQLKQHFARL; this is encoded by the exons GCTGCATGGTGTTTAAAAATGCGAGCATTGACGGAAATGGTTTATGTGGATGAAATTGAAGTGGATCAGGAAGGCATAGCTGAAATGATGCTGGATGAAAATGCAATTGCACAAGTTGCAC gACCTGGTACTTCACTTAAAATGCCTGGAACTGGTAATGGTGCTGGGCCTAGCAAGGCTATCAG GCCAGTGACACAAACAGGGCGACCCCTGACAGGTTTTGTACGACCCAGCACACAGGCTGGGAGACCAGGTAGCATTGAACAAGCCTTAAAGACTCCAAGAACTGCTCACACTGCCCGTCCAATGACTAGTGCTTCAGGGAGATATGTCAGGCTTGGAACA GCCTCCATGCTCACTAATCCTGATGGTCCTTTcataaatatatctaaactgaattTAAATAATTATGCTCAAAAACCAAAGTTGGCAAAG GCTTTGTTTGAATACATTTTTCATCATGAGAGTGATGTTAAGAAT GCTTTAGATTTGGCAGCATATGCCACACAGTATGCCCAATTCAAGGACTGGTGGTGGAAAGTGCAAATTGGGAAGTGTTATTACAG ATTAGGATTATACCGTGAAGCAGAAACACAGTTTAAATCCGCTCTCAGACAACAATATATGGTAGATACAGTACTGTACTTGGCAAAA GTATATTCCCGCTTGGATCAGCCTTTGACAGCTTTAAATGTTTTCAAACAAGGTTTAGAACGATTTCCTGGAGAACTTTTCCTCCTTTGTGGCATGGCCAGGATTCATGAG GAAATGAACAACATTTCTACGGCTGCAGAATACTATAAAGATGTCTTAAAACAAGATAATACCCATGTGGAAGCCATTGCATGCATTGCAAGTAATCATTTTTACTCTGACCAGCCAGAGATAGCCCTACGTTTTTATAG GCGACTCCTGCAGATGGGCATTTATAATAGCCAACTCTTTAACAATCTAGGCCTTTGCTGTTTCTATGCCCAGCAATATGACATGATTCTCAGTTCATTTGAACGTGCACTATCTCTAGCAGAAAATGAGGAAGAAGCTGCAGATGTGTGGTACAACTTGGGACATGTAGCTGTG GGAATAGGTGATAGAAATTTGGCTCATCAATGTTTCAAATTGACTTTGGCTAACAACAACGACCATGCAGAAGCCTATAATAACTTGGCTGTGTTGGAAATGCAAAAAGGTCACATTGAGCAG GCAAGAGTATTTCTGCAGACAGCTTCATCAATAGCACCTCATATGTATGAGCCACATTTCAATTTTGCTGTCTTATCTGAAAAG GTTGGAGATATTCAGAGAAGCTATATAGAAGCTCAGAAGTCCAAAGAAATTTTTCCAGAGCATGTCGACTCTCAGCAACTTATTAATCAGTTAAAACAGCATTTTGCCAGACTTTGA